One window of the Helicoverpa zea isolate HzStark_Cry1AcR chromosome 7, ilHelZeax1.1, whole genome shotgun sequence genome contains the following:
- the LOC124631806 gene encoding major facilitator superfamily domain-containing protein 9-like, protein MSFAIYLLQAVAFLDLLAVGLIVPLVASHVRDMGGNHLYVGLLGSIYAGFQLGSGPLIGSLSDLKGRKTILILTLLVCGIAYTVLGLTSSILVILLIRAVLGLFKQTQMLTKALVPDYEKNERKQGEIYGKMAAISGAGITLGPMIGGHIAEHDPNNGFMLIAIIVGIGFAANSGLVYFLPKVDKQPKRNVAKEETQTSLLKTLLSSVQQSFVQLYYIEWSKYWDIFMFKALISFAMGVYYSNYSLYLKTVYELSPKYIGYVISFQGVIGSISSYFIGYINSFYIHDKDYSIRNFHVFLLTSVSLVGLALSFNVFLYTFWLIPMAVGNATGRLVTLEMVLKRSHGDHRGTLIGASNSVRSLTGVVAPMVAGVIGEFYGVSYVIYASLCSTTLGIVLSYLHKNKTVKID, encoded by the exons ATGTCATTCGCGATTTATTTACTTCAAGCGGTTGCTTTTTTG GATCTGTTGGCAGTGGGACTCATTGTGCCCTTAGTAGCCAGCCATGTACGCGACATGGGAGGTAATCATTTGTATGTGGGATTGCTTGGATCAATCTATGCTGGGTTTCAGCTTGGTTCCGGGCCGCTTATC GGCAGTTTGAGTGACCTGAAGGGGCGGAAAACTATTTTGATATTGACTCTGCTTGTGTGTGGTATAGCATACACTGTGCTTGGACTCACCAGTTCAATATTGGTCATATTATTGATAAGAGCAGTGTTAG GTCTGTTCAAACAAACCCAAATGTTGACCAAAGCTTTGGTTCCTGATTACGAAAAGAATGAACGGAAGCAAGGTGAAATATATGGGAAGATGGCAGCCATATCTGGAGCTGGTATCACTTTGGGTCCAATGATTGGTGGTCATATAGCTGAGCATGACCCAAACAATGGATTCATGTTAATTGCCATTATTGTTGGTATTGGTTTTGCTGCCAACTCTG GTTTGGTATACTTTCTACCAAAGGTAGATAAGCAGCCGAAAAGGAATGTAGCTAAGGAAGAAACACAAACAAGTTTACTAAAAACACTTCTTTCTAGTGTTCAACAATCTTTTGTTCAGTTGTATTACATAGAATGGTCTAAATATTGggatatatttatgtttaaagCTTTAATTAGCTTTGCAATGGGTgtatattattcaaattattcacTTTACTTAAAAACAGTTTACGAGCTCTCACCAAAATATATTGGTTACGTAATATCCTTTCAAGGTGTAATAGGTTCAATATCTAGCTATTTTATAGGTTACATAAACAGCTTTTATATTCATGACAAAGACTACAGCATAAGaaattttcatgtatttttactCACTAGTGTATCCTTAGTAGGTCTAGCATTAtcttttaatgtttttctttatacttTTTGGTTGATACCAATGGCTGTTGGTAATGCAACTGGTAGATTAGTAACATTAGAGATGGTGTTGAAGAGAAGTCATGGAGACCACAGAGGAACTCTCATTGGTGCTTCAAACAGTGTCCGGTCATTGACCGGAGTAGTTGCTCCTATGGTTGCAGGAGTGATAGGAGAGTTCTATGGAGTCTCTTATGTAATCTATGCTTCATTGTGTTCTACAACATTGGGCATTGTATTGAGTTAcctgcataaaaataaaacagtgaaaatagattaa
- the LOC124631808 gene encoding protein PET100 homolog, mitochondrial — protein MGNWKLEVGRMAMYTSFPVGLFFFFNQPTYFEEWVTNTKRQIFPPENMKDREAIQELIREMRKKQMEALDKE, from the coding sequence ATGGGGAATTGGAAACTGGAAGTTGGAAGAATGGCTATGTATACATCTTTTCCCGTGGgactatttttcttctttaatcAACCAACATATTTCGAAGAATGGGTAACAAATACTAAGCGTCAAATCTTCCCACCAGAGAACATGAAAGACAGGGAAGCTATCCAGGAACTGATCAGAGAAATGAGAAAAAAGCAAATGGAAGCCTTAGACAAGGAATAA
- the LOC124632128 gene encoding tRNA-specific adenosine deaminase 1: MHNLSDTLVEKVVQNCFNIYYKLPKNGKPIEKEWTVLSCFVQYDKSNERTEVVSLGSGSKCVGATKMVPNGSILNDSHAEVFARRGFLIYLYENVRKALNNKESIFNYDNGKLILKDNIEFIFYSSQLPCGDASIISQQGDQEHHGDVLNPQKRPADDDNCDIEVKKWKGDDYVLKTGAKCLPQCEQDVKDQGTNIQLHLGQVRTKPGRGDRTLSVSCSDKIAKWVHLGVQGSLLSMLCEPIYIKHFIFGAGVPYSKDSLHRALLNRPECSSLKLEVEPQFYQTSLVFSNISSENYTRPAPGSIVWVKTTNQLLEVAVQGRKLGVTVKKAISPACSLNISKYNLYKQFLKTLNTNEELKQKICGQEQIESIPYNKMKKKSTRYYEKWLDVKEKFFRTWTVKPDMWDFCVNLN; this comes from the exons ATGCATAACCTAAGCGATACACTAGTTGAGAAGGTAGTGCAAAACTGTTTCAATATATATTATAAGTTACCAAAGAATGGAAAACCTATTGAGAAAGAGTGGACAGTACTCTCCTGTTTTGTGCAATACGATAAATCCAATGAGAGGACTGAGGTTGTATCATTAGGATCCGGCTCAAAATGTGTTGGTGCTACGAAAATGGTACCAAATGGAAGTATACTAAATGATAGCCATGCTGAAGTATTCGCTCGACGtggttttttaatatatttatacgAAAATGTTCGCAAAGCTTTAAATAATAAGGAATCTatatttaattatgataatgGCAAGCTTATACTGAAAgataatattgaatttatattttattcatctcAATTGCCCTGTGGAGATGCGTCTATAATATCCCAACAAGGGGATCAAGAGCATCATGGTGATGTTCTGAACCCACAAAAAAGGCCAGCCGATGATGACAATTGTGACATAGAAGTTAAGAAATGGAAAGGTGATGACTATGTACTGAAGACAGGAGCAAAATGCCTTCCTCAGTGTGAACAAGATGTTAAGGATCAAGGAACAAATATTCAGCTTCACCTTGGACAAGTGAGAACAAAGCCAGGGAGAGGTGATAGAACTTTGTCAGTCTCATGCAGTGATAAAATTGCCAAGTGGGTGCACTTAGGAGTACAGGGAAGCCTGTTGAGTATGCTGTGTGAACCaatatacataaaacattttatatttggcGCTGGCGTTCCATATTCAAAAGATTCTTTACACAGAGCACTTTTAAACAGGCCAGAGTGTTCATCTTTGAAATTGGAGGTTGAACCTCAGTTTTATCAAACCTCTTTAGTGTTTTCCAATATAAGCTCAGAGAATTATACAAGACCTGCACCTGGTAGCATTGTATGGGTGAAAACAACTAACCA GCTCCTAGAAGTAGCAGTGCAAGGCAGAAAATTAGGAGTCACAGTTAAGAAAGCTATTTCACCTGCCTGCAGTTTGAACATCAGTAAATACAACCTATACAAACAATTCTTAAAAACTCTTAATACAAATgaagaattaaaacaaaaaatatgtggcCAGGAACAAATTGAGAGCATACCTTACAATAAGATGAAGAAAAAATCAACAAGGTACTATGAAAAATGGTTAGATGTTAAGGAAAAGTTTTTTAGGACTTGGACTGTAAAACCTGATATGTGGGACTTCtgtgttaatttaaattaa